Proteins co-encoded in one Acidimicrobiales bacterium genomic window:
- a CDS encoding class I SAM-dependent methyltransferase — MDAERRAFAEAARGFMPPDEGVALYEAALGVDVDGPFLEVGSYCGKSGVYIGSAAQTMGRVLFALDHHRGSEENQAGWEWHEPDLVDEAVGKMDTLPTFRRTIHDAGLEGSVVALVGDSPTVGSVWATPLALLFIDGGHGHDPAHRDYEIWVPHVVIGGRLLIHDVFPNPDDGGRPPYEIYCRAMEAGGFRELAAVGSLRVLERIALGE; from the coding sequence ATGGACGCCGAGCGCCGCGCGTTCGCCGAGGCCGCCCGGGGGTTCATGCCGCCCGACGAGGGCGTCGCCCTGTACGAGGCCGCGCTCGGTGTCGACGTCGACGGCCCGTTCCTCGAAGTCGGCAGCTATTGCGGGAAGTCGGGCGTCTACATCGGGTCGGCCGCGCAGACCATGGGGCGGGTGCTCTTCGCGCTCGATCACCATCGTGGGTCCGAGGAGAACCAGGCCGGCTGGGAATGGCACGAGCCGGATCTCGTCGATGAGGCCGTCGGAAAGATGGACACACTCCCCACCTTTCGTCGCACGATCCACGATGCCGGCCTCGAGGGCTCGGTCGTCGCGCTGGTGGGCGACTCGCCCACCGTCGGGTCGGTGTGGGCGACGCCGCTGGCGCTGCTCTTCATCGACGGGGGGCACGGCCACGATCCTGCCCACCGTGACTACGAGATCTGGGTGCCCCATGTCGTGATCGGCGGTCGGCTGCTGATCCACGACGTGTTCCCGAACCCCGACGACGGCGGCCGCCCGCCGTACGAGATCTACTGCCGAGCCATGGAGGCCGGCGGTTTCCGGGAACTGGCCGCGGTGGGCTCCCTCCGCGTACTGGAGCGCATCGCACTCGGCGAGTAG